In Rhodothermales bacterium, a genomic segment contains:
- a CDS encoding response regulator gives MALVIDDDPELRAYIVRRLAPYYETREAGTCSVALDCLEEHVPDVILLDIGLPDTDGATFFHVIRSRPEWANIPILLMTGFSLAMVFPGQLPLRTAYLPKPFTSRSLLLALEGLTEK, from the coding sequence GTGGCTTTGGTTATCGATGACGACCCGGAACTGCGGGCATACATCGTGCGGCGCCTGGCGCCGTATTACGAGACCCGGGAAGCGGGGACGTGCAGCGTGGCTCTCGATTGCCTCGAGGAGCATGTGCCCGATGTCATCCTGCTTGACATCGGATTGCCGGACACGGACGGTGCCACATTCTTCCACGTCATCCGATCCCGACCGGAATGGGCGAACATACCGATTTTGCTCATGACCGGGTTTTCGTTGGCAATGGTCTTCCCGGGTCAACTGCCGCTCAGGACGGCCTATCTTCCAAAGCCATTCACGTCGAGGTCCTTGCTTCTCGCGCTGGAGGGCCTCACGGAAAAATGA
- a CDS encoding response regulator, with amino-acid sequence MIKSILDVGYPGATIAVLLLIQSLHPELLMAQAKVTEVGQPAIQYFSPRTYGAPNQNFGLAQDEDGVMYFANRSGVLEYDGARWRLSRSPDDRTVWAVVPFPGGPVLAAGDGFIAVLGEIGQEDMVSIRFVDGEIRSGVRHDSTVYFTDATAIHTWRREEGFSRWKQGTAFGRVFSVAGKLYVHDIARGLLVKEDDMLVPIPGGERFKEQVIFALMADGGRGLIVGSQEGLHRQYGSEFRPWSTEADALLAGTETSHAILLPDSTIGFGSNRGLVVIDRDGRLLRHIDDSSGLQNELVERLLVDRQQGLWLAHQNGISRLEFPTSITRFNDVALQGAESIVRHSGRLYVSTRTGLMVLDPVRTPGRAASFRQLGGVTTECYGLLSVPEALLAACEAGVYALDGPDGAATLVRPSRAAIVLTRSRTHPDVVWVGEADGMGRLRLRNGRWSDDGSLAGTNGFVRHLEEDVNGHVWLATRLSGVQRIRYPAYEEPEVETLGPESGLPDGRLRVFRVDDGILIATRDGLYSVQESGHVVPDSTFDVGVVSRLVQAGNRDVWMVSDRGIARFRAGDDGKFGRAEYPFRSVTMFDTYALYPESTGISWAGGAESLYRYDEHAQRTFDSGFDTLLRGVIVIPGDSALAVTSTPVLAYDRNSLRMSFATARFNDVSGAEYRTFLDGYDVDWSTWSTRSDRDILRLREGTYQFLVQGRDPSGVLGSQASFTFRILPPWWRTSAAYVLYLVLFFGLTATVDRFRRTRIERRERVRASISEAKLRASFAEQRADDLKQMNDSRSRFFTSISHEYRTPLTLIMGPLEDLMERSGPELAADAREDISMALRNVGRLTHLTNQLLDIARLESGQLTLSPTVIDMGAFVQEMKTVFQSAADKKRLSLLVDVADAPVASMVDPEHMEKVFFNLLANAVKYTPPGGVVRMAVVLSPPGYIRITVANSNAGVTAEDVPRLFERFFRSRTARDGGGVGTGIGLSIVKDLVELHGGTVHAEADVHGTLTITVRLERVDGDAIPGTIHVGSLTALLESFEEDRTIPDTVLAEDTAEDRPCVLIVEDNAELRQLIARRLRPRFRVAMASDGLDGLAKARSVIPDLVISDVMMPGMDGYELCSAMKHDDELAFIPVILLTALSSVEDRISGQEGGADAFLSKPFNDRELEATVDRLLRGQQRLRAVLAERDGSVPAPATTFADVEDAMQHDTLMRSIDHGLHDEDFSVDVIAAGIDVSRATLYRMTTKLTGMSPAALLRQRRLDKAASLIAEQAGNIGEVAYSVGFKSVSHFTQAFREQFGHTPSQHRGNADEDAKMGRFE; translated from the coding sequence GTGATCAAGTCGATTCTTGACGTCGGATACCCTGGCGCCACCATTGCTGTCCTCCTGCTGATTCAGTCGCTGCATCCTGAGCTGCTGATGGCACAGGCCAAGGTCACAGAAGTGGGACAGCCCGCCATTCAGTACTTCAGTCCACGAACGTACGGCGCACCGAACCAGAATTTCGGATTGGCGCAGGATGAGGATGGCGTCATGTATTTCGCCAACCGCTCCGGCGTCCTTGAGTATGACGGCGCACGGTGGCGCCTGTCCCGCTCTCCGGACGACCGGACCGTTTGGGCGGTGGTTCCCTTCCCGGGGGGGCCTGTGCTGGCTGCCGGAGATGGATTCATTGCTGTACTGGGCGAAATCGGGCAGGAGGACATGGTCTCCATTCGCTTTGTGGACGGAGAAATTCGAAGCGGTGTACGGCACGATTCCACGGTGTACTTCACCGATGCAACCGCCATTCACACGTGGCGCCGGGAAGAAGGCTTTTCCCGATGGAAACAGGGGACCGCGTTCGGAAGGGTCTTCTCTGTCGCAGGCAAACTGTATGTGCACGATATCGCGCGTGGTCTGCTGGTCAAGGAAGACGACATGCTCGTTCCAATTCCGGGCGGGGAACGTTTCAAGGAACAGGTCATCTTCGCGCTCATGGCTGATGGCGGAAGGGGGCTGATTGTCGGCTCCCAAGAGGGATTGCATAGACAGTATGGATCGGAGTTTCGACCCTGGTCCACGGAGGCCGATGCCCTGCTGGCTGGAACCGAAACGTCCCATGCCATCCTGCTTCCCGATTCCACGATCGGTTTCGGATCCAATCGTGGACTGGTGGTCATTGATCGTGACGGTCGTCTTTTGCGCCATATCGATGACAGCTCGGGCCTCCAGAATGAGCTGGTGGAACGCTTGCTCGTGGACCGGCAGCAAGGGCTGTGGCTGGCCCATCAGAACGGTATTTCGCGACTGGAATTTCCGACATCGATCACCCGCTTCAACGATGTGGCCCTCCAGGGGGCCGAATCGATCGTGCGGCACAGTGGACGCCTGTACGTGTCAACGCGTACCGGTTTGATGGTCCTGGACCCCGTTCGTACACCCGGGCGTGCGGCCTCCTTCCGGCAGCTGGGTGGCGTCACGACGGAGTGCTATGGTCTCCTGTCCGTCCCCGAAGCCCTCCTGGCAGCCTGCGAAGCCGGTGTCTATGCGTTGGACGGACCCGATGGCGCGGCAACCCTGGTCAGACCGAGCCGCGCGGCCATCGTGTTGACCCGTTCGCGGACCCATCCGGACGTGGTGTGGGTCGGGGAAGCCGACGGCATGGGGCGATTGCGCTTACGGAATGGACGGTGGTCTGACGACGGGAGCCTGGCCGGAACGAACGGATTCGTGCGCCACCTGGAAGAGGACGTGAATGGCCATGTCTGGTTGGCCACGCGCTTGTCGGGAGTCCAGCGCATCCGGTACCCGGCCTACGAAGAACCCGAGGTGGAAACCCTGGGGCCGGAATCGGGCTTGCCGGACGGCCGTCTCAGGGTCTTCCGCGTCGATGACGGTATCCTGATCGCGACACGGGATGGGCTGTACAGCGTGCAGGAATCCGGTCACGTCGTGCCCGATTCAACGTTCGACGTGGGTGTGGTGTCACGGTTGGTACAGGCGGGAAACCGCGACGTCTGGATGGTGTCCGACAGAGGAATAGCCCGATTCCGTGCCGGGGATGACGGGAAGTTCGGTCGTGCCGAATACCCCTTCCGGAGTGTTACGATGTTCGACACCTATGCCCTGTATCCGGAATCGACCGGCATCTCATGGGCCGGCGGTGCTGAGTCCCTGTATCGCTACGACGAGCATGCGCAGCGCACGTTCGATTCCGGTTTCGACACGCTGCTGCGCGGCGTGATAGTCATCCCGGGTGACAGTGCCTTGGCCGTGACATCCACACCCGTCCTGGCATACGATCGGAATTCGCTACGGATGTCGTTTGCCACAGCACGATTCAATGACGTATCGGGTGCGGAATACCGGACCTTCCTGGATGGATACGATGTCGATTGGTCAACCTGGTCCACGCGCTCTGATCGTGACATTCTCCGGCTTCGGGAAGGGACGTATCAATTCCTGGTCCAGGGTCGGGACCCGTCCGGTGTGCTCGGCAGTCAGGCTTCGTTCACGTTCAGGATCCTGCCTCCGTGGTGGCGAACCAGCGCGGCATACGTCCTGTACCTGGTGCTGTTTTTCGGACTGACGGCGACCGTGGACCGGTTCAGACGAACCCGCATTGAACGCCGTGAGCGGGTGAGGGCGTCGATTTCCGAAGCCAAATTGCGTGCATCGTTCGCCGAACAGCGGGCAGATGACCTGAAGCAGATGAATGACTCGCGATCACGCTTCTTCACATCCATCTCGCACGAGTACCGGACCCCACTGACACTCATCATGGGTCCACTGGAAGACCTCATGGAACGTTCGGGTCCTGAGTTGGCGGCCGATGCGCGCGAGGACATTTCCATGGCCCTCAGGAATGTCGGACGCCTGACACATCTGACGAACCAGTTGCTCGACATCGCTCGCCTGGAATCCGGTCAACTTACTCTGTCCCCAACCGTGATTGACATGGGGGCGTTCGTTCAGGAAATGAAGACCGTGTTCCAGTCTGCCGCCGACAAGAAGCGGCTGAGTCTTCTTGTGGACGTGGCTGACGCGCCCGTCGCTTCCATGGTCGACCCGGAGCACATGGAGAAGGTCTTCTTCAACCTTCTGGCGAATGCCGTCAAATACACGCCCCCGGGCGGTGTGGTCCGAATGGCCGTGGTGTTGTCCCCGCCCGGTTACATCCGGATTACAGTCGCGAACTCGAACGCAGGAGTGACGGCCGAAGATGTCCCGCGCTTGTTCGAACGATTCTTCCGGTCGCGAACGGCACGGGATGGCGGCGGGGTGGGTACCGGCATCGGTCTGTCCATCGTGAAGGACCTGGTGGAACTGCACGGCGGCACCGTCCATGCTGAAGCAGACGTGCACGGCACGTTGACGATCACCGTCCGGCTGGAACGGGTCGATGGTGATGCCATTCCGGGCACCATCCATGTCGGATCGCTGACGGCACTGTTGGAGTCGTTCGAGGAGGACCGCACGATTCCGGATACCGTGCTTGCCGAGGATACCGCTGAAGACCGCCCGTGCGTGCTGATCGTGGAGGACAATGCCGAACTCCGGCAGCTCATTGCCCGCCGGCTTCGCCCTCGCTTCCGTGTCGCCATGGCCTCCGACGGGTTGGATGGGCTTGCCAAAGCGCGCAGCGTGATTCCTGATTTGGTCATCAGCGATGTCATGATGCCCGGCATGGACGGGTACGAACTGTGTAGCGCCATGAAGCATGACGATGAGTTGGCGTTCATCCCGGTCATTCTACTGACGGCCTTGAGCTCCGTTGAAGATCGTATTTCAGGGCAGGAGGGAGGTGCGGATGCGTTCCTCTCGAAGCCCTTCAATGATCGGGAATTGGAGGCCACCGTGGACCGGCTGCTTCGCGGGCAACAGCGGCTCCGGGCCGTGTTGGCAGAGCGTGACGGGAGCGTCCCCGCACCGGCAACAACGTTTGCCGATGTGGAAGACGCCATGCAGCACGACACCCTCATGCGCAGTATTGATCACGGACTGCACGATGAAGACTTTTCGGTCGATGTGATAGCCGCCGGAATAGACGTGAGCCGCGCGACGCTGTACAGGATGACCACGAAGCTGACGGGGATGTCGCCGGCTGCCCTCCTGCGGCAGCGCCGGCTGGACAAGGCCGCATCGCTCATAGCTGAGCAAGCCGGCAATATTGGCGAAGTCGCCTACTCCGTGGGCTTCAAAAGCGTATCGCACTTTACACAGGCCTTCCGAGAGCAGTTTGGGCATACGCCGTCACAACACCGCGGAAATGCCGACGAAGATGCCAAAATGGGACGTTTTGAGTAG
- a CDS encoding FKBP-type peptidyl-prolyl cis-trans isomerase, translating to MKTCPLLAIALLMLSGCGSESAESVDPDTEVSAPAIEAPAADTTDSGLAITIVTEGSGDTISPGPVAVVHYTGWLYDESAPENKGQKFDSSRDRGDPLRFPLGVGRVIQGWDEGIAGMRVGERRLLVIPPELGYGDRGAGGVIPPGATLLFDVELVGIE from the coding sequence ATGAAAACCTGTCCCCTGCTTGCCATTGCCCTGCTGATGTTATCCGGCTGCGGTTCAGAGTCGGCCGAATCGGTCGATCCGGACACGGAAGTGTCTGCACCGGCCATTGAGGCTCCAGCCGCCGACACCACCGATTCCGGTCTCGCCATTACGATCGTAACGGAAGGATCGGGTGACACGATTTCGCCAGGCCCTGTGGCCGTCGTGCACTACACCGGCTGGTTGTATGATGAATCCGCGCCGGAAAACAAAGGGCAGAAGTTCGACAGCTCACGCGACAGGGGTGATCCCCTGCGTTTTCCGCTGGGTGTCGGACGTGTCATCCAGGGCTGGGATGAAGGCATAGCCGGCATGAGGGTCGGTGAGCGGCGTCTGCTCGTTATTCCTCCGGAACTCGGATACGGCGACCGTGGCGCCGGAGGCGTTATTCCGCCGGGAGCCACGCTGTTGTTCGACGTGGAACTCGTCGGTATTGAATGA
- a CDS encoding methyltransferase domain-containing protein, with product MSDQDHWNAVFRGTPDEDLGWFEPDVSPSMAYIDEMALAEDALILLPGAGTTSLIDALLERGHHLMVNDISSEALDRLRDRIGTRTGVSWLCQDISTPLPPVLPSVDAWVDRAVLHFLLDERALDGYFANLRRMVRPGGFAFFAEFAEHGVTRCAGRDVLRYTEGGLLDRLGRDFRLVRHEHRNYTSPTGGHRPYLYALFERVLQVDRPNGA from the coding sequence ATGAGCGACCAGGATCACTGGAATGCGGTTTTCCGCGGTACGCCTGACGAGGATCTGGGCTGGTTTGAGCCCGATGTATCCCCGTCCATGGCGTACATCGACGAAATGGCCTTGGCGGAAGATGCCCTCATCCTGCTGCCCGGCGCAGGCACAACCAGCCTGATCGATGCGCTCCTGGAGCGTGGGCACCACTTGATGGTCAATGACATCAGCAGCGAGGCGTTGGACCGCCTGCGGGACCGCATCGGAACCCGGACCGGTGTTTCCTGGCTGTGTCAGGATATCTCAACGCCATTGCCCCCCGTTCTGCCGTCCGTGGACGCCTGGGTCGACCGTGCGGTCCTGCATTTCCTGCTGGACGAACGGGCGCTGGACGGCTATTTCGCCAATCTCCGTCGCATGGTGCGCCCCGGAGGATTTGCCTTTTTCGCGGAATTCGCCGAGCACGGAGTGACTCGTTGCGCCGGACGTGACGTCCTTCGCTACACGGAAGGCGGCCTGCTCGACCGGCTCGGACGCGACTTCCGTCTTGTCCGGCACGAACACCGGAACTACACCAGCCCGACAGGCGGGCATCGGCCGTACCTCTACGCGTTGTTTGAACGCGTCTTGCAGGTCGACAGGCCGAACGGCGCGTAG
- a CDS encoding T9SS type A sorting domain-containing protein has product MQQRTLQLLFLCAVSIGLLFPADAGARQLANQVFQSDALVDTWDPIFPAFADPAWPSTVCTVEPGVGLNAAWTNPHKAFAFGTNVHPWQGGAIANGFTAQWINAWSNLTSRGPSGHSWTKYATEVSGEGEFVLQLLADNCSWVYLDGQLVGYQGAYWSYDTLVYPVTLSGTQTLEFIIYDGGGLAGGMYRLETNSGTVFADTDNDGLTDPQEVLYSTDPTNPDSDGDGISDGDEVAAGTDPNTPDVFDTDGDGVPDDEDLCAASVFDTMELNPNQWALREGSTDFIQGLTRKGTSSGGSYSVAETGGCSCSDIVEAAGHGQGHLKKGCSNSVMANWAAHVASTLGKGGVPSAPLSQRLDANQEAASGALPTEFVLTGNYPNPFNPQTSIQFGLPEAAHVTLAVYDLMGRRVRMLVDGPMSAGMHQASFDAGSLPSGAYLYQLTSPAGTITKTMLLLK; this is encoded by the coding sequence ATGCAGCAACGTACGCTTCAACTTCTCTTTCTCTGCGCAGTCTCCATCGGACTGCTGTTTCCCGCAGACGCCGGGGCCCGGCAATTGGCGAACCAGGTATTCCAGAGCGATGCGCTCGTCGACACGTGGGACCCGATCTTTCCGGCGTTCGCCGATCCGGCGTGGCCGTCGACGGTCTGTACGGTTGAGCCGGGCGTCGGCCTGAATGCAGCATGGACCAACCCGCACAAAGCGTTTGCCTTCGGAACGAACGTTCATCCGTGGCAGGGTGGGGCCATTGCAAACGGCTTCACCGCCCAGTGGATCAACGCTTGGAGCAACCTCACATCGCGCGGTCCGTCAGGCCACAGTTGGACCAAATATGCGACGGAAGTCTCCGGTGAAGGCGAATTTGTCCTTCAATTGTTGGCCGACAACTGTTCCTGGGTCTATCTGGATGGTCAGTTGGTCGGTTATCAGGGTGCATACTGGAGCTATGACACCTTGGTCTATCCGGTGACGCTGTCCGGTACGCAGACGCTTGAGTTCATCATCTACGACGGAGGTGGTTTGGCGGGTGGCATGTACCGTCTGGAGACGAATTCCGGGACCGTGTTTGCCGACACGGACAACGACGGTTTGACCGATCCGCAGGAAGTGCTGTACAGCACCGACCCGACCAACCCTGATTCGGACGGGGACGGCATCAGCGACGGTGACGAAGTGGCCGCCGGAACGGATCCGAACACGCCGGATGTCTTTGACACGGACGGTGATGGCGTTCCGGACGACGAAGACCTGTGTGCGGCCTCGGTATTTGATACGATGGAGCTCAACCCCAACCAGTGGGCACTCCGGGAAGGCTCGACCGACTTCATCCAGGGATTGACCCGCAAGGGCACGTCGTCGGGTGGTTCCTACTCCGTTGCTGAGACGGGAGGCTGTTCCTGCTCCGACATCGTGGAGGCTGCTGGTCATGGCCAGGGACACCTCAAGAAGGGCTGCTCGAACAGCGTGATGGCAAACTGGGCAGCGCACGTGGCCAGCACGTTGGGCAAGGGAGGCGTGCCATCCGCGCCGCTGAGCCAGCGCCTGGATGCGAATCAGGAGGCTGCCAGCGGCGCGCTTCCGACGGAATTCGTGCTGACGGGCAACTACCCGAACCCGTTCAATCCGCAGACCAGCATCCAATTCGGTCTGCCGGAAGCGGCCCACGTCACACTCGCGGTCTATGACCTCATGGGTCGTCGGGTGCGAATGCTGGTGGATGGTCCGATGTCGGCCGGTATGCACCAGGCGAGCTTCGATGCCGGGTCTCTGCCGAGCGGGGCGTATCTGTATCAGCTCACGTCGCCCGCAGGCACCATCACCAAGACCATGCTGCTGCTGAAGTAG
- a CDS encoding PKD domain-containing protein: protein MIFAGCDSTALQGTEDASNEQAVVSQTEGTHPLNANAPEIQERLGKSDGSIISNGTLRLGVNREGNLNVQTYPTSYAGNWGVGLQYISPNGGEYESTFQGCTCEGWGVADAVSGVSGDANDAFGYNNVAVESFVADGVTATSVVNVGGVFRVTHAYAPSAATPNFYEVSVSIENISGAAVSDLRYSRVMDWDIDPTPFSEIVTVQGTAGASSVLLAGDNGFNSSNPLVPRYSSVYGDFVDNGPTDHGAFFDFGFGALGAGETFSFKTFYGAAGSEVDALAALGAVKAEVYSLGQSNGNADTGSPATFMFGFKGVGGDVQFPTNEAPTADAGADQALSAGQVAVLDGSGSSDPDGDELTYSWVDSNNQEVSTEATLDLGALNTGTYAFTLTVSDGEFADSDDVAVVVTPAALWFDIKPDDTSNRINSKNKGVIPTAILGSAGFDVSTVDVSSLVFGPGQTPEAHGEGHSEDVNGDGFMDLVLHFSTQGSGLAKGDTEGCVSGMTLDGFDIAGCDYADVFK from the coding sequence ATGATTTTTGCTGGTTGCGACTCCACGGCGCTGCAAGGCACCGAGGACGCATCGAACGAGCAGGCCGTAGTCTCTCAGACTGAAGGCACCCACCCATTGAACGCCAATGCCCCTGAAATCCAGGAGCGGCTCGGCAAGTCGGACGGTTCAATCATCTCCAATGGCACACTGCGACTGGGGGTAAACCGTGAGGGTAACCTCAACGTCCAGACCTACCCGACCTCGTATGCAGGTAACTGGGGTGTCGGACTCCAGTACATTTCTCCGAACGGCGGCGAATACGAATCCACTTTCCAGGGCTGTACCTGTGAAGGATGGGGCGTCGCAGATGCCGTTTCAGGTGTCAGCGGAGATGCGAATGATGCATTCGGTTACAACAATGTTGCCGTAGAGAGCTTCGTTGCCGACGGCGTGACCGCAACATCGGTTGTGAACGTTGGCGGTGTGTTTCGCGTAACGCATGCATACGCTCCTTCAGCTGCGACTCCGAACTTCTACGAAGTATCGGTTTCCATCGAGAACATCTCTGGAGCCGCCGTCAGTGATCTTCGGTATTCACGCGTGATGGACTGGGACATCGATCCAACGCCATTCAGTGAAATCGTAACGGTTCAGGGAACGGCTGGCGCGAGCTCCGTGCTTCTGGCCGGCGACAATGGTTTCAACTCTTCAAATCCCCTCGTCCCTCGCTACTCATCCGTTTATGGGGACTTCGTTGACAACGGCCCGACCGATCACGGGGCATTCTTCGACTTCGGTTTCGGCGCGCTGGGTGCAGGTGAAACCTTTTCGTTCAAGACGTTTTATGGAGCGGCTGGTTCAGAAGTGGACGCTCTTGCTGCGCTGGGCGCTGTAAAGGCTGAAGTATATTCTTTGGGTCAGAGCAACGGCAACGCCGATACCGGATCACCGGCAACGTTCATGTTTGGCTTCAAAGGCGTGGGTGGCGACGTCCAGTTCCCGACCAACGAAGCTCCAACAGCAGACGCTGGTGCTGATCAGGCACTTTCAGCTGGCCAGGTTGCCGTTCTTGACGGTTCAGGTTCTTCCGATCCAGATGGAGACGAACTGACCTACTCATGGGTTGACAGCAACAATCAGGAAGTCTCCACAGAGGCAACTCTTGATCTCGGCGCTCTGAACACCGGCACCTACGCGTTCACTCTCACGGTAAGCGACGGTGAGTTTGCCGACTCGGACGACGTTGCCGTTGTGGTGACCCCTGCTGCACTCTGGTTTGATATCAAGCCGGACGACACGAGCAATCGGATCAATTCCAAAAACAAAGGGGTCATCCCTACAGCCATTCTGGGTTCAGCAGGCTTTGACGTCAGCACCGTTGATGTTTCGAGCCTGGTCTTCGGCCCGGGGCAGACGCCTGAAGCACACGGCGAAGGTCACTCGGAGGACGTGAATGGCGATGGCTTCATGGACCTCGTGCTGCACTTCAGCACGCAGGGTTCCGGCCTCGCCAAGGGCGATACCGAAGGCTGTGTCTCCGGAATGACCCTGGACGGGTTTGATATCGCAGGATGCGACTACGCAGACGTATTCAAATAG
- a CDS encoding DUF2892 domain-containing protein yields the protein MKKNMGTADRTIRVIVALVVAYLIYAGTLSGTWAIVAGIAAAVFVLTSVVSFCPLYAPFGLSTCKTRSNNA from the coding sequence ATGAAGAAGAACATGGGAACCGCGGACCGGACCATCCGGGTCATTGTTGCGCTGGTCGTTGCTTACCTCATTTACGCCGGTACGCTCTCGGGTACGTGGGCGATTGTCGCCGGCATTGCCGCAGCCGTGTTCGTGCTGACCAGCGTTGTGAGCTTCTGTCCGCTCTACGCGCCGTTCGGCCTGTCGACCTGCAAGACGCGTTCAAACAACGCGTAG